In one Mucilaginibacter ginsenosidivorax genomic region, the following are encoded:
- the trpD gene encoding anthranilate phosphoribosyltransferase yields the protein MKQILNHLFEHKTFSREQSKGILINIAQGKYNNSQMAAFMTAYCMRSITVDELEGFRDAMLELCLPIDLQTGELIDLCGTGGDGKDTFNISTLASFVVAGAGYKVAKHGNYGVSSGCGSSNVMEYLGYQFTNDADKLKRGIDKANICFLHAPLFHPAMKTVAPIRRELGVKTFFNMLGPLVNPAKPENQLVGVFNLELARVYAYLYQKSTTKYTIVNALEGYDEVSLTCDFKTFSAEGEKINSVEALGFEKLDPSEIAGGDTVSASASIFSSVLSGDGTNAQNNVVLSNAALAIRTITPEKTFADCFYEAEEALLSKKALNSFNLLLQN from the coding sequence ATGAAACAGATACTTAATCATCTATTCGAACACAAAACCTTTAGCCGGGAGCAGTCAAAAGGCATTTTGATAAACATTGCTCAAGGTAAGTACAACAACTCGCAAATGGCCGCGTTTATGACGGCCTATTGCATGCGCAGTATTACCGTTGATGAGCTGGAAGGCTTTCGCGATGCCATGCTGGAACTCTGCCTGCCCATTGATTTGCAAACCGGCGAACTGATAGATTTGTGCGGTACCGGCGGCGATGGCAAGGATACCTTCAATATTTCTACCCTCGCATCCTTTGTGGTAGCGGGAGCGGGTTATAAGGTGGCCAAACACGGTAACTACGGTGTGTCATCGGGTTGTGGCTCGTCAAACGTGATGGAGTATTTGGGGTACCAGTTTACCAACGATGCTGATAAACTGAAACGCGGAATTGACAAAGCCAACATCTGCTTTTTACATGCACCACTGTTCCACCCCGCCATGAAAACGGTGGCGCCCATCCGCAGGGAGTTGGGGGTGAAAACATTTTTTAACATGCTTGGTCCGCTGGTTAATCCTGCGAAGCCTGAAAATCAACTGGTTGGTGTTTTTAACCTGGAGCTGGCAAGGGTGTATGCTTATCTTTACCAAAAATCAACTACTAAATATACCATAGTGAACGCTTTGGAGGGTTATGACGAAGTTTCCCTTACCTGCGATTTCAAAACCTTCTCGGCCGAGGGCGAAAAGATTAATAGTGTTGAGGCCCTGGGCTTCGAAAAGCTTGACCCATCAGAAATTGCCGGTGGTGATACTGTAAGTGCCTCTGCTTCAATATTTAGTAGCGTGCTAAGTGGCGATGGTACCAACGCGCAAAACAACGTAGTGCTATCAAACGCAGCTTTGGCTATCAGGACTATCACCCCCGAAAAAACCTTTGCCGATTGCTTTTACGAGGCGGAGGAAGCCCTGCTCAGCAAAAAGGCGCTAAACAGCTTTAACCTGCTATTGCAAAACTAA